One Flexivirga aerilata DNA segment encodes these proteins:
- a CDS encoding amino acid ABC transporter permease produces MSASVLFDAPGPKARRRNLILGVVGCLVVAAVIGLAVWKLAEKGQFDAYKWKPFTTASLWQNYILPGLRGTLVAAGLAVVISAVFGGILAILRLIEVPARPSMGSYLLRGLKWLVGAWVEVTRAIPVLLMMLFIFGVLSANGMGSGNGPLIATVGGLVFYNSAVICEVIRAGVGQLPNGQREAGLAVGLSAGQTVRLILLPQAVTAMLPSLISQLIVVVKDTALGYNVLYGELLYTSKPATANNGNIFAMLVVIAAIYIAINYTIGKFAEWVEHRLQQRGRTAGGPAEPDSDIAGPGTVAPVAGGPAQ; encoded by the coding sequence ATGAGCGCCTCGGTGCTGTTCGACGCCCCGGGCCCGAAGGCCCGGCGGCGCAACCTGATCCTCGGCGTCGTCGGCTGCCTCGTCGTCGCCGCGGTCATCGGGCTGGCCGTCTGGAAGCTCGCCGAGAAGGGCCAGTTCGACGCCTACAAGTGGAAGCCGTTCACCACCGCATCGCTCTGGCAGAACTACATCCTGCCGGGCCTGCGCGGCACCCTGGTCGCGGCCGGGCTCGCCGTGGTGATCAGCGCCGTCTTCGGCGGCATCCTCGCGATCCTGCGCCTGATCGAGGTGCCGGCCCGCCCGTCGATGGGCAGCTACCTGCTGCGCGGGCTGAAGTGGCTGGTCGGGGCCTGGGTCGAGGTGACCCGCGCCATACCGGTGCTGCTGATGATGCTGTTCATCTTCGGTGTGCTCTCGGCCAACGGCATGGGCAGCGGCAACGGCCCGCTGATCGCGACCGTCGGCGGCCTGGTCTTCTACAACTCCGCGGTGATCTGCGAGGTCATCCGCGCGGGTGTCGGCCAGCTGCCGAACGGTCAGCGCGAGGCCGGCCTCGCGGTGGGCCTCAGCGCCGGCCAGACCGTGCGCCTGATCCTGCTGCCGCAGGCCGTCACCGCCATGCTGCCCTCGCTGATCAGCCAGCTGATCGTGGTCGTCAAGGACACCGCGCTCGGTTACAACGTGCTGTATGGCGAACTGCTCTACACCAGCAAGCCGGCGACCGCCAACAACGGCAACATCTTCGCCATGCTCGTGGTGATCGCGGCCATCTACATCGCGATCAACTACACGATCGGCAAGTTCGCCGAGTGGGTGGAGCACCGTCTGCAGCAGCGCGGCCGCACCGCCGGTGGCCCGGCCGAACCGGACAGCGACATCGCCGGTCCGGGCACGGTGGCGCCGGTCGCCGGAGGACCGGCTCAATAG
- a CDS encoding ABC transporter permease subunit, which translates to MSSLFSDYDIWSALWTTIKLTIFSAIGALILGTIVAIFRLSPVAILRFFGTSYVNIFRNTPLTLIILSCSFVLYIQLGIALADSNAQDFAAVNAFRLAVVGLIVYHATYVCEAIRSGVNTIPLGQAEAARSIGLTFGQSMREVILPQAFRGAVVPLGNTLIALTKNTTVAVTIGVAELSAVLKTVTERDPGSLNLAFLVVGAFFVILTLPMGLAVGWIGQKVAVKR; encoded by the coding sequence GTGTCTTCACTGTTCTCCGACTACGACATCTGGTCGGCGCTGTGGACGACGATCAAGCTGACCATCTTCAGCGCGATCGGCGCGCTGATCCTCGGCACGATCGTGGCGATCTTCCGGCTCTCGCCGGTCGCCATCCTGCGGTTCTTCGGCACGTCATACGTCAACATCTTCCGCAACACCCCGTTGACGCTGATCATCCTGTCGTGCAGCTTCGTGCTCTACATCCAGCTGGGCATCGCCCTGGCCGACTCCAACGCGCAGGACTTCGCCGCGGTCAACGCCTTCCGGCTCGCCGTCGTCGGCCTGATCGTCTACCACGCGACCTACGTGTGTGAGGCGATCCGGTCCGGCGTCAACACGATCCCGCTCGGCCAGGCCGAGGCGGCCCGCTCGATCGGGCTCACCTTCGGGCAGAGCATGCGCGAGGTGATCCTGCCGCAGGCATTCCGCGGCGCGGTCGTCCCGCTCGGCAACACCCTGATCGCGCTCACCAAGAACACCACCGTCGCGGTGACGATCGGTGTCGCCGAGCTGTCGGCGGTCCTGAAGACCGTGACCGAGCGCGACCCGGGATCGCTCAACCTGGCGTTCCTCGTGGTCGGTGCGTTCTTCGTGATCCTCACCCTGCCGATGGGCCTGGCCGTCGGCTGGATCGGCCAGAAAGTCGCGGTGAAACGATGA
- a CDS encoding glutamate ABC transporter substrate-binding protein, whose product MKFRAITAATAAAALGLGLSACGGSSGGSGGSSDAVCKLPSSGSSVKIGIKYDQPGMGLKDGSNYKGFDVDIARCVAAQLGYSKVDFVESPSPQREKMLEAGTVKMILATYSITPKRLKVVSFAGPYFVAGQSVLVQSNSDIKDVAGLAGKKVCSVTGSTSVDNLKEKQPNLVPQKYDTYSACAEALSTGAIDAMTTDDTILAGYANQQQYKGKFKLVGGTFSEENYGVGMKKGDADCQKVADAIKKIVDDGSWKKALENNLGKDYKYNDKLNPPKSPSCQA is encoded by the coding sequence ATGAAGTTCCGCGCGATCACCGCCGCGACCGCCGCCGCCGCGCTCGGCCTCGGGCTCTCCGCATGCGGCGGCAGCTCCGGGGGCTCCGGTGGCTCGTCCGACGCCGTCTGCAAGCTGCCGAGCTCGGGCAGCTCGGTCAAGATCGGCATCAAGTACGACCAGCCCGGCATGGGTCTGAAGGACGGCAGCAACTACAAGGGCTTCGACGTCGACATCGCCCGCTGCGTCGCCGCGCAGCTCGGCTACAGCAAGGTCGACTTCGTCGAGTCGCCGTCCCCGCAGCGCGAGAAGATGCTCGAGGCCGGCACGGTCAAGATGATCCTCGCGACCTACTCGATCACCCCGAAGCGACTGAAGGTGGTCAGCTTCGCCGGGCCGTATTTCGTTGCGGGACAGTCGGTCCTGGTCCAGAGCAACTCCGACATCAAGGACGTCGCCGGCCTGGCCGGCAAGAAGGTCTGCTCGGTCACCGGTTCGACCTCGGTGGACAACCTGAAGGAGAAGCAGCCCAACCTGGTGCCGCAGAAGTACGACACCTACTCCGCCTGCGCCGAGGCCCTCTCGACCGGCGCCATCGACGCGATGACCACCGACGACACGATCCTCGCCGGTTACGCCAACCAGCAGCAGTACAAGGGCAAGTTCAAGCTGGTCGGCGGCACGTTCAGCGAGGAGAACTACGGCGTCGGCATGAAGAAGGGCGACGCCGACTGCCAGAAGGTCGCCGACGCGATCAAGAAGATCGTCGACGACGGCTCCTGGAAGAAGGCCCTCGAGAACAACCTGGGCAAGGACTACAAGTACAACGACAAGCTGAACCCGCCGAAGTCGCCGAGCTGCCAGGCCTGA